The nucleotide window GGCGTTAAACAATTTACGGGCCTTTTATATCGTCCAGGACAAGTACGCCGAGGCCGCCGCGGAGTGGGAGCGGCTGAGCCGCGCCGCGCCGGATAACGCGCGCATCAAGCGCGACCTGGCGGATATATACGTCAAGCTGGGCGATTTCGCCGCGGCCGAGAAATGGGCCAAAGCCACGCTCGCCCTCGACGCCGACAACGTCGACGCCCGCCTTAACCTCGCCTTCGTGTACCGTTTTACCGGCCGGCTCGCCGAGGCCGAGAAACTTCTCGCCAAGCTGGCGCGGGCCCAACCCGACGAGGCCGACGTGCAGATCGCGCTCCGCGACGTTTACTACGCCCGCGGTAAGCTCGAGGAGGCGCTCGAGCCGGCGAAGGCCGTGGTCGAGCTCGAGCCGTCGACGGCGGAGAATTACCTCGCGTTGGCCCGGTTGTATTTCGAGCTGAGGCGGTACGACGAAGGCCTCGCCGCCTGCGACCGCGCCCTCGGCCTGCGGGACGACGCCGCGGGGCGCAACTTGAAGGGGTGGGGATTGTACCGGGCGGGCCGGCTGGACGAGGCCGAGGCCGAGCTGAGCCTGGCGGTCGCGCGCGACGATAGGTTCGCCGACGCCCACCGCAACCTGGCCGACGTTTACTACCAGAAGTGGCTCTTCGCGCAGGCGCTCGACCATTACGACAAAGCGTACCGCATCGACCCGCGCGACGGCCGGGCGCTGGTTATGACCGGGTATTGCTACTACCAATTGGGGGATACCGAGCAGGCGGAGGCCGTGTTCGATAAGACGCTGGCGGCATTTCCCGACAACGTAAAGGCGTTGAACGGCAAGGCCGCGGTAGCCCGGGCCCGCGGCGATAAAGAGGACGCGCTCGCCCTCTCGGTGAAGGTCCTCGAGGCGTCGCCCTCGAACGCCGAGTCGCTGAACACCGCGGGCGTGCTCTCGGCCGAGACGGGGGACTACGAGGCGTCGTACAATTATTTAAAAAAGCTGGTTGAAATGGGGCCGGAGCCCGCGTACGCGTACGCCAACTTCGGCGTCGCCGCGGTGCGTACCGGCCGTTGGTCCGAGGCGCGGGACGCCTTCGCGACGGCGGCGGCCAAAAACCCGCGCGACTTCCAGGCCCAGGCGGGATTGATGCTGGCCGCGGCCGAGTTGGGGGAACTCGACGACGCCGAGGCCGCTTTGACCGCGGCCGGGGAGATAAGCCCCGTAAACCCCATAGTGTTTTACGGCCGGGCGCTATTGGCTGAGGCGCGGGGCGACGCCGCGAGCCGGGACGAGTACCTGGGTCGCGTCCTCGCCCGCAAGAAGGAGTGGGACGACGAGGGCCTGGTGGCGGACGTCTTGACGGCGTTCGTCTTCGAACAGGCCGAGGCGGCGGCCGCGGAATAATGATGAAACGCTTAATATCGGTTTCTCTGGCGTTGGCCCTATGCGGGGCGGCGGCCGGCCACGAGCACGAGCACGAGGGCGCGCCGGGGGCGGCCTACTTCCACGAGCACGCGCTCGAGCTGCTGCGCGCGCGCCAGTCGGAGAAGGCGGCGGCCTTCTTACAATACTCGCTGGACTACTATCCGTGGGACGTCCCGTTGAACCTGCTCTACCTCGACGTGTTGGGCGAGGAGGGGTTGGAGGTCCTAGGCCAGGCTTGGTACGAAGAGGACTCCGAACACGTCGCCGACGAGGCGATAATATTATTCGCGTTGGGCCGGCTGGCCGAAGACGACGCCGACGCTCGAGACTATTACGAACGCGCGCTGGCCGCGGACCGGGACTTTACGCCGGCCCGCGTCGGCCTGGCGGAGCTGTCCTACCGGCGGGGCGATTTAGAGGCCGCCCGGCTCGAGATCGAGCGCGCGTTAAAGCAAAACGCCGACGAATGGCGCGCGTACGCCCTCCGAGGAGAGATATTCCTGGCCCTGGACGAGCTGGAGGGCGCGGTCCGGGATTTCGAACGCGCCCTCGACGACGACCCCTACGCGCCGGCGACGCACGCCGCGCTGGGCGAGGCTCTTCTGCTCGGCGGCGAAGCCGCGGCCGCCCGGGAAGAGTACCGGGAGGCCATAGCCTGGTGCGACGACCGCGGCGAATACTACCTCGGTCTGGGGAAGGCGCAGGAAGCGTTGGGCGAACTCGACGCCGCGCGCCTGGCGTACGCCGCGGCGGCCTCGCGCGCTTGCGGCAATATGACGGTCGCTATCGCGGGACGCAAGGCCGCGGGGCGGCTGGCCTTCGGAGCCGGCGACATGCTCGAGGCGACGGACCACATCACCTGGGCGGCGACGTTCGCGCCCGATGACGCCGAGCTGCGGGCGTACGTGGGCGGGTTATATGCGCACGTCGGCAGGCCGGCGGAGGCCGCGGCGGAATTTAAACGCGCCGCCGAGCTCGAGCCCGAAAACGGCGTTTATTGGTATTTGCTCGGCTCGAGCCGGGCCCGGGCCGGCGAATTCGAAGCCGCCCGGGAAAGCCTGGAGGAGGCCGTCGAGCTTCTGGACGGCGAGGAGGCCGCCGAAGCCGCGCGCGAGCTCGAGGCGGTCCGCGCCGCGCTGGCGGAGGGGTCGGGGCAACAGGAGGAATAACATGCCGTTCTTCATATCGTTTCTGGTTGCGGGCACCGCCAGCGGCGTCATTATTGCGTTCGCGCTCGACATGCGCTCGCCCAAGCAGTTGCTGCAGGGCGCGGTGGGCGGCTTTATCACCGGTTTGCTAATCGCGCTGCTGCTGCCGCGGTAGCGGTGCCCGTCGCGAATAAACGGTTGCGGCGAGCTTCGGATTAATTTAGAATATTAGAAATATTTCGCCTATGGCCGAAGACGAGCGAGACAAGGAACAGCCCCGGGTGAAGTGGATTCCCCGGTCGCGCGACGTCGACAAACCGGCGGCGCTCCCCGGCATACACCGCTACGCGCCGTTTACGAACTTGACGGACCGGATGACGACGCCCGCGCTCAACCGCGCCGTCATGGTGGGCATCGGCGCCGCGGTGGCGCTGGACGTCCTCCGCCCTATTGCGCTCGGGATGTGGGACGCGGCGTATTGCTACGAGTGCCGCGCGTGCTACGCGACGCTGGAGAACTGCCCGGCGTCGATAACGTTTCAGGCCGAGCTAACCGTAGCGTGCCGGACGATGGACTACCGCCGCTTTATTAAGAACCGCGGCCTGCTGTGCATCCGCTGCGGGAACTGCAACGGCTTCTGCGTCCAGCACCTCGACCTCGCCGGCATCTTCGGCAAGATGGGCGTTGCGACGACGCGCGCCATACGAGAGGGGAAGGTCCCGCTCGACGTCGTCGAGGAGGCCATCTATCAGGGCATGATAGGCCGCGAATACATCGACGAAATTTACGAGTGGTACCGCTCGAGCGGGGGGCGGCAGCTTGGCTAAGTTCCGGCTATCTTTCACCAACCGGTGGCTGCGGCTCGCCTTCGTGCTGGCCGTCGTGGCGTTAACGTTCGCCGGCGCGCGGCTCTTCGCGCTGGGCCTGCTTTACGTCGGCCTGGCGGTGTGGGCGTTCAAGCGGTGGCGGGAGCACAAACGCGGCCTGGCGTACGTCTTGGCGGCGGCGCTGGTCTTGGGCGCGGGCCTCTACGGCTTCGCGGCGTTCGAGGTCTGGAATATGCGGGCGTGGCGCGCGCGGCACTTTGGCGACGCCGTCCTACTGGCCGAAGACGGCGTTTACGAGGGCGAGGGTACGGGGAAGCGCGGCCCGGTCAGAGTGGAGGTAACCGTAAAGGACCACAAGGTCGCGGATTTCGAGGTAATAGAGTATTACGACACGATTCCGGTCGCCTCGGCCGCCTTCGACGAGTTGCGGGAGCTCTTGCGGGGCCGCGCCGACGTCGACGTGGACGCCGTAACCGGCGCGACCGTTACCTCGTACGGCACGGTCAACGCCGCCCGCGACGCCGTTTGGAAGGGCGTCGCCGACGCGCCGAGGCTCTCCTGGGTATCGAGGATAACGCTGTGGTTCGCCAGCCTCAGGTTCCAAAGGGTGACGATTCACTCGCTGGCGGTCCTGTTCATCGTCGTGTTGCTTTTCGACTATACCATTCAGGCGGCGTTGGTGGAGGGAACGGGCCAGACTCTCAACTGCATGGATTGCCAGACCTGCGTCGGCACCTGCCCGGTGAAGCGGGTGGAGGGCAAGCTCTTCCCGATGGAGATGGTCCTTCGGGCGCGGCTGGGAGATTACGAGGAGGTAGCCCGGCTGATGCGGTATTGCGTGGGATGCGCCAAGTGCGCGGCCAAATGTCCGGCGGGGATAAGCGCGCCCAGCGTGGCCGCCGCGGTGGCCCAGTACCTGCGCAAGCAGAAGCGGGAAGAGGAGGCCGAGTTCTTCGAGGAGCGGGTGTAATCCCCGTAGGGAACCTGTAGGGGGGACGTACGTATGAGAAGTTGCTTTTTAATATGTTCGGTCGCCGCGGCCGTCTTTCCGGGAGCGGCTTTCGGCGAGTTCGTATACCAGGGGGAGTGGGGTTCTTTCGGGACCGGCCCCGGGCAGCTCAATTGCCCGTTCGGCGTGGACTGCGACATAGTCGGGAACGGCCTGGTATACGTAGTTGATTATGAAAACCATCGGGTCCAGTATTTTACGGCTACCGGCAGTTACCTGGGGAAGTGGGGGGCGTACGGGAGAGAGGACGGCCAATTCCGTTACCCCTGGGGCGTCGAAGTGAAGCGGGGCCGCGTCTACGTGAGCGATACGCACAATCACCGCATCCAATACTTCACCCACGCGGGGAGTTTCCTCGGCAAGTGGGGGCGGTACGGCTCGGGCGACGGCCGGCTCGACAATCCGCGCGGGGTAGCGGTGTCGCGGGAAGGCCGCGTCTACGTCGTCGATTGCTTGAACCACCGCATCCAATATTTCACGGCCGACGGTTCTTTTTTGGGGAAATGGGGGACGAAGGGCGCCGGCGACGGCCAATTCAACGGCCCCCGGGGGATTTTAATCCCGCCCTCGGGCAAGATTTACGTTGCGGATAAATATAATCACAGGGTACAGTATTTTACGCCCGACGGCGTATTTCTCGGGAAATGGGGTCGAGAGGGCAAGGGGGACGGCGAGTTCGTAGGCCCTCGCGGCCTCGCGGGCCGGGGCGACGGCCGGATCTTCGTAACGGACGAATATAGCGACCGCGTCCAGTACTTTACGCACCAGGGCTCTTTTATAGGCAAATGGGGGCAGCGCGGCTCGGCCCCGGGCGATTTCAACTTGCCGGCGTGTTGTACGTTCGGCCCCAACGGTTGGTTTTACGTCGCCGACGAGAGGAACCACCGCATCCAGTATTTCCGGGAGAGCGAGGCCGCCGTCGAACCGTGTTCCCTAGGGCGCGTGAGAGCTCTGTTTAAATAAAAATGGCGTTTACGGTCAAAATAGGGAAAACCCTGGTAATCTGGGCGGCGGTCGTCGTGGCGGCCGGCGCCGCGGGGCTCGGGTTTTTAGAGTTCTCGAGCTCCAATACCTTCTGCTACCTGTGCCACTTCGACGCGCGCTTCCAGGAGCCGTGGCGGGCGTCGGCGCACTTCAAGGAGGGCGTCACCTGCAAGGACTGCCACTTCGGCCCGGGCGTCTTCGGCCTGGTGGACGCCAAGTGGCTGGGCGCCAAGGACGCCGTCGTCGCGCTCACCACCGCCGAGGACTTCAACAATATCGACATCTACACCCAGGCGAAGGAAGAGAAGTGCAAGAAGTGCCACTATGCTTATAAGAAGGTGAACGTCGTCGCCGGGGAGGACCTCGAGCCGGCGCTCGCGGCCGGCGTCGACGCGCTGTCCTACGGCCACCAACGCCACGACGAAGTGCGGGAAATCTGCGCCCGCTGCCACAGCAGCGACGTGTTTTTCGCGAGTTTGGATTACACGACGTGCGACTCGTGCCACGCCGGCCTGGTCC belongs to bacterium and includes:
- a CDS encoding tetratricopeptide repeat protein gives rise to the protein MTARVIIASLALAVLCAAPALAQESADEMLERAAQLEEEGRIAEAVQLYGEILEKYPDNAQAYNNFGAVLLRAGKVEEAKFAFEKASELDPAYDTPRSNLGYIYLVIEEDYEKALPPLLAALEINPRNDSALNNLRAFYIVQDKYAEAAAEWERLSRAAPDNARIKRDLADIYVKLGDFAAAEKWAKATLALDADNVDARLNLAFVYRFTGRLAEAEKLLAKLARAQPDEADVQIALRDVYYARGKLEEALEPAKAVVELEPSTAENYLALARLYFELRRYDEGLAACDRALGLRDDAAGRNLKGWGLYRAGRLDEAEAELSLAVARDDRFADAHRNLADVYYQKWLFAQALDHYDKAYRIDPRDGRALVMTGYCYYQLGDTEQAEAVFDKTLAAFPDNVKALNGKAAVARARGDKEDALALSVKVLEASPSNAESLNTAGVLSAETGDYEASYNYLKKLVEMGPEPAYAYANFGVAAVRTGRWSEARDAFATAAAKNPRDFQAQAGLMLAAAELGELDDAEAALTAAGEISPVNPIVFYGRALLAEARGDAASRDEYLGRVLARKKEWDDEGLVADVLTAFVFEQAEAAAAE
- a CDS encoding tetratricopeptide repeat protein; its protein translation is MMKRLISVSLALALCGAAAGHEHEHEGAPGAAYFHEHALELLRARQSEKAAAFLQYSLDYYPWDVPLNLLYLDVLGEEGLEVLGQAWYEEDSEHVADEAIILFALGRLAEDDADARDYYERALAADRDFTPARVGLAELSYRRGDLEAARLEIERALKQNADEWRAYALRGEIFLALDELEGAVRDFERALDDDPYAPATHAALGEALLLGGEAAAAREEYREAIAWCDDRGEYYLGLGKAQEALGELDAARLAYAAAASRACGNMTVAIAGRKAAGRLAFGAGDMLEATDHITWAATFAPDDAELRAYVGGLYAHVGRPAEAAAEFKRAAELEPENGVYWYLLGSSRARAGEFEAARESLEEAVELLDGEEAAEAARELEAVRAALAEGSGQQEE
- a CDS encoding FMN-binding protein, whose protein sequence is MAKFRLSFTNRWLRLAFVLAVVALTFAGARLFALGLLYVGLAVWAFKRWREHKRGLAYVLAAALVLGAGLYGFAAFEVWNMRAWRARHFGDAVLLAEDGVYEGEGTGKRGPVRVEVTVKDHKVADFEVIEYYDTIPVASAAFDELRELLRGRADVDVDAVTGATVTSYGTVNAARDAVWKGVADAPRLSWVSRITLWFASLRFQRVTIHSLAVLFIVVLLFDYTIQAALVEGTGQTLNCMDCQTCVGTCPVKRVEGKLFPMEMVLRARLGDYEEVARLMRYCVGCAKCAAKCPAGISAPSVAAAVAQYLRKQKREEEAEFFEERV
- a CDS encoding 6-bladed beta-propeller, whose amino-acid sequence is MRSCFLICSVAAAVFPGAAFGEFVYQGEWGSFGTGPGQLNCPFGVDCDIVGNGLVYVVDYENHRVQYFTATGSYLGKWGAYGREDGQFRYPWGVEVKRGRVYVSDTHNHRIQYFTHAGSFLGKWGRYGSGDGRLDNPRGVAVSREGRVYVVDCLNHRIQYFTADGSFLGKWGTKGAGDGQFNGPRGILIPPSGKIYVADKYNHRVQYFTPDGVFLGKWGREGKGDGEFVGPRGLAGRGDGRIFVTDEYSDRVQYFTHQGSFIGKWGQRGSAPGDFNLPACCTFGPNGWFYVADERNHRIQYFRESEAAVEPCSLGRVRALFK
- a CDS encoding NapC/NirT family cytochrome c, which encodes MAFTVKIGKTLVIWAAVVVAAGAAGLGFLEFSSSNTFCYLCHFDARFQEPWRASAHFKEGVTCKDCHFGPGVFGLVDAKWLGAKDAVVALTTAEDFNNIDIYTQAKEEKCKKCHYAYKKVNVVAGEDLEPALAAGVDALSYGHQRHDEVREICARCHSSDVFFASLDYTTCDSCHAGLVHKLDRKYERAVPRADTCSRCHTGRLHVWGAKAVGLDDGGVFFFNDCPANERTIREGVLPPSANCDRCHPPLTGAEE